A genomic window from Pecten maximus chromosome 4, xPecMax1.1, whole genome shotgun sequence includes:
- the LOC117325333 gene encoding hexosaminidase D-like isoform X2 codes for MFPYWGDLEEIACEYAYSKEAVERILQLAADNDLIVIPLVQTFGHFEFVLKHDKFVSLREVPTFPMALCPSNPDSLTAVTMMIDQVIELHPGLQWFHIGADEVYHIGVCDKCKKRMSLENLSTQQLFFAHTQAVLLYLKAKHPNIKPIMWDDMLRFTELPVLQGSGLGGLVEVMVWHYLSNFLLPADIWDKFSQVFPNIWFASAFKGATGSSVYVTNIKYHVENHLGWLQILEKEKMKFHNFRGFTITGWQRYDHYAILCELLPQALPSLAICLAIVNKGTFSFDIHNEVSKQLKSTSLIPINAPHLSEIPHTEFPGSDIYKAMLEFIRVDLAFDDFMNNEARLTWMNEYHLKRNFANPVHVEPLLAQAVEILDSLQMLYSRLQTALSQIFYPNTVDEWLTVFPGYRIAKLSEVVETVRNNLGQNKDMQT; via the exons ATGTTTCCATATTGGGGAGACTTGGAGGAGATAGCTTGTGAATATGCCTACAG TAAGGAAGCTGTAGAGAGAATTCTACAGCTTGCAGCTGATAATGACCTCATAGTCATCCCATTGGTACAGACATTTGGCCATTTTGAG TTTGtattaaaacatgataaatTTGTGTCGTTACGAGAAGTTCCAACTTTTCCAATGGCACTCTGTCCCTCCAATCCGGATTCCCTCACAGCTGTTACAATGATGATAGATCAAGTGATTGAACTTCACCCAGGACTACAGTGGTTCCATATTGGAGCTGATGAG GTGTACCATATCGGTGTCTGTGACAAGTGTAAGAAGAGGATGAGTCTGGAGAACTTGTCCACGCAGCAGCTCTTCTTTGCCCATACACAGGCTGTTCTTCTCTACCTCAAGGCCAAGCATCCCAACATTAAACCGATCATGTGGGACGACATGCTACGCTTCACTGAACTCCCTGTTCTTCAAG GGTCCGGACTCGGAGGTCTGGTGGAGGTGATGGTGTGGCACTACCTCAGTAACTTCCTTCTTCCTGCTG ATATATGGGACAAGTTTTCCCAGGTGTTCCCCAACATCTGGTTCGCTAGTGCATTTAAAGGTGCTACAGGCTCCAGTGTATAtgtgacaaacatcaaatatCATGTGGAGAATCACCTAGGATGGCTACAAATACTCGAAAAGGAGAAGATGAAATTCCACAACTTTCGTGGCTTTACTATAACAGGTTGGCAGAG GTATGACCACTATGCTATACTATGTGAGCTCCTACCACAAGCACTGCCATCTCTTGCCATATGCCTAGCCATCGTCAATAAAG GAACTTTTTCCTTTGATATTCACAACGAGGTTTCTAAACAACTGAAATCTACTAGCCTCATTCCGATCAATGCTCCACATTT AAGCGAGATACCCCACACTGAGTTCCCAGGATCAGACATATACAAGGCTATGCTCGAATTTATCCGTGTAGATCTGGCTTTTGATGACTTTATGAACAATGAGGC ACGATTGACCTGGATGAATGAGTACCACTTGAAGCGGAACTTTGCCAACCCTGTTCATGTGGAACCTCTGCTCGCACAAGCTGTGGA AATCTTGGACAGCCTACAGATGTTGTACAGCAGACTTCAGACAGCCCTGTCCCAGATCTTCTACCCAAACACGGTAGATGAGTGGCTAACAGTCTTCCCAGGATATCGCATTGCTAAACTTTCTGAAGTAGTCGAGACCGTCCGAAATAATCTAGGTCAAAATAAGGACATGCAGACCTGA
- the LOC117325333 gene encoding hexosaminidase D-like isoform X1 — protein sequence MAHHQDGHRLVHLDLKGAPPKVDYFEKIFPWLKRFGATGLLIEYEDMFPYWGDLEEIACEYAYSKEAVERILQLAADNDLIVIPLVQTFGHFEFVLKHDKFVSLREVPTFPMALCPSNPDSLTAVTMMIDQVIELHPGLQWFHIGADEVYHIGVCDKCKKRMSLENLSTQQLFFAHTQAVLLYLKAKHPNIKPIMWDDMLRFTELPVLQGSGLGGLVEVMVWHYLSNFLLPADIWDKFSQVFPNIWFASAFKGATGSSVYVTNIKYHVENHLGWLQILEKEKMKFHNFRGFTITGWQRYDHYAILCELLPQALPSLAICLAIVNKGTFSFDIHNEVSKQLKSTSLIPINAPHLSEIPHTEFPGSDIYKAMLEFIRVDLAFDDFMNNEARLTWMNEYHLKRNFANPVHVEPLLAQAVEILDSLQMLYSRLQTALSQIFYPNTVDEWLTVFPGYRIAKLSEVVETVRNNLGQNKDMQT from the exons ATTGGTCCACTTGGATCTGAAAGGTGCTCCCCCAAAAGTTGATTATTTTGAAAAG ATCTTCCCCTGGTTGAAACGTTTTGGTGCTACAGGATTGCTTATTGAGTATGAGGACATGTTTCCATATTGGGGAGACTTGGAGGAGATAGCTTGTGAATATGCCTACAG TAAGGAAGCTGTAGAGAGAATTCTACAGCTTGCAGCTGATAATGACCTCATAGTCATCCCATTGGTACAGACATTTGGCCATTTTGAG TTTGtattaaaacatgataaatTTGTGTCGTTACGAGAAGTTCCAACTTTTCCAATGGCACTCTGTCCCTCCAATCCGGATTCCCTCACAGCTGTTACAATGATGATAGATCAAGTGATTGAACTTCACCCAGGACTACAGTGGTTCCATATTGGAGCTGATGAG GTGTACCATATCGGTGTCTGTGACAAGTGTAAGAAGAGGATGAGTCTGGAGAACTTGTCCACGCAGCAGCTCTTCTTTGCCCATACACAGGCTGTTCTTCTCTACCTCAAGGCCAAGCATCCCAACATTAAACCGATCATGTGGGACGACATGCTACGCTTCACTGAACTCCCTGTTCTTCAAG GGTCCGGACTCGGAGGTCTGGTGGAGGTGATGGTGTGGCACTACCTCAGTAACTTCCTTCTTCCTGCTG ATATATGGGACAAGTTTTCCCAGGTGTTCCCCAACATCTGGTTCGCTAGTGCATTTAAAGGTGCTACAGGCTCCAGTGTATAtgtgacaaacatcaaatatCATGTGGAGAATCACCTAGGATGGCTACAAATACTCGAAAAGGAGAAGATGAAATTCCACAACTTTCGTGGCTTTACTATAACAGGTTGGCAGAG GTATGACCACTATGCTATACTATGTGAGCTCCTACCACAAGCACTGCCATCTCTTGCCATATGCCTAGCCATCGTCAATAAAG GAACTTTTTCCTTTGATATTCACAACGAGGTTTCTAAACAACTGAAATCTACTAGCCTCATTCCGATCAATGCTCCACATTT AAGCGAGATACCCCACACTGAGTTCCCAGGATCAGACATATACAAGGCTATGCTCGAATTTATCCGTGTAGATCTGGCTTTTGATGACTTTATGAACAATGAGGC ACGATTGACCTGGATGAATGAGTACCACTTGAAGCGGAACTTTGCCAACCCTGTTCATGTGGAACCTCTGCTCGCACAAGCTGTGGA AATCTTGGACAGCCTACAGATGTTGTACAGCAGACTTCAGACAGCCCTGTCCCAGATCTTCTACCCAAACACGGTAGATGAGTGGCTAACAGTCTTCCCAGGATATCGCATTGCTAAACTTTCTGAAGTAGTCGAGACCGTCCGAAATAATCTAGGTCAAAATAAGGACATGCAGACCTGA